The Rhodopseudomonas palustris genome window below encodes:
- a CDS encoding GlxA family transcriptional regulator, which translates to MARASSPPEIGLVLYPGVQRASVDGLTDLLTVADRNARQRLGQTAPLLRISHLAYDDAQDRIVRVFDSLPAEDGDPTILVLLPSLEKPAETPQAGGLVDYLKSRHQDGTVLASVCAGTFLLAATGVLAGRVATTHWSYAEALAERFADIRVDTDKLIIDDGDIITAGGMMAWTDMGLTLIERLLGPATMIETARSFIIDPPGRDQRAYSVFLPRLRHGDAAILKVQHWLQRIDLPEVTVAAMAEHARLEPRTFQRRFQRATGFAPLAYCQNLRIGRARVMLESTTLPIDQIAWQCGYKDPKSFRKVFAKIAGLSPGQYRQRFSAARQEPAPRQRNVPAHAG; encoded by the coding sequence ATGGCCCGCGCATCGTCGCCGCCGGAAATCGGCCTGGTGCTGTACCCCGGGGTGCAGCGCGCCAGCGTCGATGGACTGACCGATCTGCTCACCGTCGCCGATCGCAATGCACGGCAGCGTCTCGGCCAGACAGCACCGCTCCTCCGCATCAGCCACCTCGCCTATGACGACGCGCAGGATCGCATCGTCCGCGTATTCGACAGTCTGCCGGCTGAGGACGGCGATCCGACGATCCTGGTGCTGTTGCCGAGCCTGGAGAAGCCGGCAGAAACGCCTCAGGCCGGCGGCCTGGTGGACTATCTGAAATCCCGCCATCAGGACGGCACGGTGCTCGCCTCGGTGTGCGCGGGTACGTTCCTGCTCGCCGCAACCGGCGTACTGGCAGGCCGCGTCGCCACCACCCACTGGTCCTATGCCGAAGCACTCGCCGAGCGGTTCGCGGACATCCGCGTCGACACCGACAAGCTGATCATCGACGACGGCGACATCATCACCGCAGGCGGCATGATGGCGTGGACCGATATGGGCCTCACTTTGATCGAGCGGCTGCTCGGTCCGGCGACGATGATCGAGACGGCGCGCAGCTTCATTATCGACCCGCCCGGCCGCGACCAGCGTGCCTACAGCGTGTTCTTGCCGCGGCTCCGGCACGGCGACGCCGCGATCCTCAAGGTGCAGCATTGGCTGCAGCGGATCGATCTGCCGGAGGTGACCGTCGCGGCAATGGCCGAGCATGCGCGGCTCGAACCGCGCACGTTTCAGCGCCGGTTTCAACGCGCCACCGGGTTTGCGCCGCTGGCGTATTGCCAGAACCTGCGGATCGGCCGCGCCCGCGTGATGCTGGAAAGCACGACGCTACCGATCGACCAGATCGCCTGGCAATGCGGATACAAAGATCCCAAATCGTTTCGCAAGGTGTTCGCCAAGATCGCCGGGCTGTCACCGGGACAGTATCGGCAACGGTTTTCCGCGGCACGCCAGGAGCCCGCACCGCGCCAGCGTAACGTGCCGGCACATGCGGGGTGA
- a CDS encoding ABC transporter ATP-binding protein — protein MENGTDDIALRVRTPLSGPAGPFWLDVDLKIGPGSLVAITGPSGAGKTTLLRTAAGLERPAEARIRVGRTLWSDSAARVNVPTRKRSIGLVFQDYALFPNMTVRGNVDYAIGSRAHRNEVDELLQLVELEGLADAMPDRLSGGQKQRLALIRALARRPSLLMLDEPLSALDPAMRRKLQDDLLRLHHRFGTTTLLVSHDASEILRLADRVVRLEHGRVVFDGGPAESLVAAPGRDPFVVTGIYLGERDASGVCTVLVDGRKLRLRLSEASGLGIGDPVTLRIDQAVVQLPSPAPDEQLKACPASAVAAAELPHT, from the coding sequence ATGGAGAATGGGACGGACGACATCGCGCTCCGCGTCCGCACACCGCTGAGCGGGCCGGCGGGACCGTTCTGGCTCGACGTCGACTTGAAGATCGGGCCAGGCTCACTGGTGGCGATCACCGGTCCTTCAGGCGCCGGCAAAACCACCCTGCTCCGCACCGCGGCCGGGCTGGAGCGACCGGCAGAGGCCCGCATCCGCGTCGGCCGAACGCTGTGGAGCGACAGCGCGGCGCGCGTGAACGTGCCGACGCGAAAGCGCTCGATCGGACTGGTGTTTCAGGACTACGCGCTGTTTCCGAACATGACGGTGCGCGGCAATGTCGACTATGCGATCGGATCACGGGCCCATCGCAATGAGGTCGACGAGCTGCTGCAACTCGTCGAGCTTGAGGGGCTGGCCGACGCCATGCCGGACCGGCTGTCGGGCGGACAGAAGCAGAGGCTGGCCCTAATCCGCGCACTGGCGCGGCGGCCGTCGCTGCTGATGCTGGACGAGCCGCTGTCGGCGCTCGATCCGGCGATGCGGCGCAAGCTGCAGGACGATCTGCTCCGGCTGCATCACCGCTTCGGCACCACCACCCTGCTGGTCAGCCACGACGCATCCGAGATCCTTCGCCTCGCCGATCGCGTCGTCCGGCTCGAGCACGGCCGCGTAGTGTTCGACGGCGGGCCAGCGGAGTCGCTGGTCGCCGCGCCGGGCCGCGATCCGTTTGTCGTCACCGGCATCTACCTCGGCGAGCGCGACGCGAGCGGCGTCTGCACGGTGCTGGTCGACGGCCGCAAGTTACGGCTCCGCTTGTCCGAAGCAAGCGGGCTCGGCATTGGCGATCCGGTAACACTGCGGATCGATCAGGCCGTGGTGCAGCTCCCCTCGCCGGCGCCAGATGAGCAGCTCAAGGCTTGTCCGGCTTCGGCGGTTGCCGCGGCTGAGCTTCCTCACACTTGA
- a CDS encoding cysteine hydrolase family protein, whose amino-acid sequence MTKRALVIVDLQNDYFPNGKFELTNIVPAAENAARLLRAARAKGEFVVHVQHVFASAEAPFFVKGTPGVEINPAVQNLEGEPVVVKHRPNSFLETDLNAQLIAKGITDVVICGAMSHMCIDATARAAADLGYTVTVIHDAIATRDLEFGGVHVPAAQVQAAFLAALDSSYAAIVATDEQLQL is encoded by the coding sequence ATGACCAAACGCGCACTGGTGATCGTCGATCTGCAGAACGACTACTTTCCGAACGGCAAGTTCGAGCTGACCAATATCGTCCCGGCGGCCGAGAATGCGGCCCGGCTGCTGCGGGCCGCGCGGGCCAAAGGAGAATTCGTCGTTCACGTTCAGCACGTGTTCGCCTCAGCCGAGGCGCCGTTCTTCGTCAAAGGCACCCCAGGGGTCGAGATCAATCCGGCGGTCCAGAACCTCGAGGGCGAACCGGTGGTGGTGAAGCATCGCCCGAACTCGTTTTTGGAGACCGATCTCAATGCGCAGCTGATCGCCAAAGGCATCACCGACGTGGTGATCTGCGGCGCGATGAGCCACATGTGCATCGACGCGACCGCGCGGGCCGCGGCAGATCTCGGTTACACGGTGACGGTGATCCATGATGCGATCGCGACCCGCGATCTGGAGTTTGGGGGCGTTCATGTGCCTGCCGCGCAGGTGCAGGCGGCCTTTCTCGCCGCGCTGGATTCCAGCTATGCGGCAATCGTCGCCACCGATGAGCAGTTGCAGCTCTGA
- a CDS encoding SDR family NAD(P)-dependent oxidoreductase yields the protein MDLGLKGAKVLVTGGTKGIGRAIAETFAAEGAHVGLCARNAAEVESAIAALKATGVSAFGSAVDVSDGLGLKAWVAEMAAKLGGIDVVVANVSALAIGSDEESWAKGFSTDMMGTVRLVDAAMPYLEQSPQPAIVTVSSVSGREIDFAAGPYGTFKAAIIHYTQGLAYQLAGKGIRANTVSPGNTYFEGGVWEQIKNGNPDLYNTALALNPTGRMGTPQEMANAVVFLASRAASFITGTNVVVDGALTRGVQF from the coding sequence ATGGATCTGGGATTGAAGGGCGCCAAGGTACTCGTCACCGGCGGCACCAAGGGCATCGGCCGCGCCATCGCCGAGACGTTTGCGGCGGAAGGTGCGCATGTCGGTCTATGTGCGCGCAATGCGGCCGAGGTCGAGAGCGCGATCGCTGCGCTGAAGGCGACGGGCGTGTCAGCGTTCGGTAGTGCCGTTGACGTGTCCGATGGCCTGGGGTTGAAGGCGTGGGTTGCCGAGATGGCGGCCAAACTCGGCGGCATCGATGTCGTGGTCGCCAATGTCAGCGCGCTGGCGATCGGATCGGACGAAGAGAGCTGGGCGAAGGGCTTTTCCACCGACATGATGGGCACGGTGCGGCTGGTCGACGCTGCGATGCCGTATCTCGAACAGAGCCCGCAGCCGGCGATCGTCACCGTCTCCAGCGTGTCGGGGCGAGAGATCGATTTTGCCGCCGGGCCCTACGGCACCTTCAAGGCGGCGATCATTCACTACACCCAGGGTCTTGCCTATCAGCTCGCCGGCAAGGGCATCCGCGCCAACACCGTCTCGCCCGGCAATACGTACTTCGAGGGCGGCGTTTGGGAGCAGATCAAGAACGGCAACCCCGATCTCTACAACACCGCGCTCGCGCTCAACCCGACCGGCCGGATGGGCACGCCGCAGGAGATGGCGAACGCCGTGGTGTTTCTCGCCAGCCGTGCCGCCAGCTTCATCACCGGCACCAATGTGGTAGTCGACGGTGCGCTCACCCGTGGCGTGCAGTTCTGA
- the modA gene encoding molybdate ABC transporter substrate-binding protein: MAVALVSFAAPAFADETTLAAGAGYRRPIAELAAAFEKQSGDKLLQVYGHMGQVLAQARESTQIALVCGDKAVLEKAKDLGFAQIAPLGLGRLVIAYRKGLTLVKPEDLAAPDFKRIGIPDQASAVYGKAGRQFLERSGLAATIDARLVPVATVPQVTSYVASGEVDAGFINATDAIGAAGNIGGYVAVDSKLYDPAEIVCGVRAPAAKVAEGFVQFLGTEQARTILQRYGL; the protein is encoded by the coding sequence ATGGCTGTGGCCCTGGTATCGTTCGCAGCGCCGGCGTTTGCGGATGAAACGACCCTGGCCGCGGGCGCAGGCTATCGGCGGCCGATCGCCGAACTGGCCGCTGCTTTTGAAAAGCAGTCGGGTGACAAGCTTCTGCAGGTGTACGGCCACATGGGGCAGGTGCTGGCGCAGGCGCGCGAAAGCACTCAGATTGCTCTGGTGTGCGGCGACAAGGCTGTTCTGGAAAAGGCCAAGGATCTCGGCTTTGCGCAGATCGCGCCGCTCGGCCTCGGCCGGCTGGTGATCGCCTACCGCAAGGGCCTGACGCTCGTGAAGCCGGAGGATCTCGCGGCCCCCGATTTCAAGCGGATCGGCATTCCGGATCAAGCTAGCGCCGTCTATGGCAAGGCTGGCCGGCAGTTTCTCGAGCGCAGCGGGCTGGCCGCAACGATCGATGCCCGCCTGGTGCCGGTCGCCACCGTGCCGCAGGTGACGAGCTACGTCGCTAGCGGCGAGGTCGATGCCGGCTTCATCAACGCCACCGATGCGATCGGCGCAGCGGGCAACATCGGCGGCTATGTCGCGGTCGACAGCAAGCTGTACGATCCGGCCGAGATCGTCTGCGGCGTGCGGGCCCCGGCCGCGAAGGTGGCCGAGGGTTTCGTGCAGTTCCTCGGCACCGAGCAGGCTCGTACCATCCTGCAGCGCTACGGGCTCTAG
- a CDS encoding transporter, whose translation MAAAVALPGGASADPVSPAGWTAGIALGAPLPEGVYFINTATYFERSSRFAAPTIDAGVNIPVVAWSTPVTILGGRLEILGIFPELTVSVNPNSPTSAAWRDFYNPAGLVGLAWDLGGGWGFANYVGAFAPVNTTLGNTLNLGGNYWTFLELATVAYNRDTWSATANFTYSSSGSDRATGVSIQPDTAQIDFSVSKHFNKWELGLVGYGSTDLGSPSPFRTAGGLYGNKQSQFALGGLVGYNFGPVITQFYLTRDVAEHNYSGYDTRFWTRLIIPVWSPEAPAPRRPLITK comes from the coding sequence GTGGCTGCCGCAGTCGCACTTCCCGGTGGCGCGTCGGCCGATCCGGTGAGCCCGGCGGGGTGGACCGCCGGTATTGCGCTCGGCGCGCCGCTGCCGGAGGGTGTGTACTTCATCAACACCGCGACCTATTTCGAACGCTCGTCGCGCTTCGCCGCGCCGACGATCGATGCCGGCGTCAACATTCCGGTGGTGGCGTGGTCGACGCCGGTGACGATCCTCGGCGGGCGGCTCGAAATCCTCGGAATCTTTCCGGAGCTGACGGTCAGCGTCAATCCGAACAGCCCGACCAGTGCGGCGTGGCGGGACTTCTATAATCCGGCGGGTCTGGTCGGTCTGGCGTGGGATCTCGGTGGCGGCTGGGGCTTTGCCAACTATGTCGGCGCGTTCGCACCGGTGAACACCACCCTCGGCAACACGCTCAATCTCGGCGGCAATTACTGGACCTTCCTGGAGTTGGCGACCGTCGCCTACAACCGCGACACTTGGAGCGCGACCGCCAACTTCACCTATTCGAGCAGCGGCAGCGATCGCGCCACCGGCGTGAGCATCCAGCCGGATACGGCGCAGATCGATTTCTCGGTCTCCAAGCACTTCAACAAGTGGGAGCTCGGCCTGGTCGGCTACGGCTCGACCGATCTCGGTTCGCCGTCGCCGTTCCGCACCGCAGGCGGGCTTTACGGCAACAAGCAGAGCCAGTTCGCGCTGGGTGGCTTGGTGGGCTACAATTTTGGCCCGGTGATCACTCAGTTCTATCTGACCCGCGACGTCGCCGAGCATAATTACTCCGGATACGACACCCGGTTCTGGACGCGACTGATCATCCCGGTGTGGAGCCCGGAGGCACCGGCGCCACGTCGGCCGCTGATCACCAAGTGA
- the modB gene encoding molybdate ABC transporter permease subunit, with amino-acid sequence MLAAAIEALRDPALIAPALLSVKIAAATLVLHIVLGTLLGWALAQRSWPGRTVLDAVVTIPLVFPPIALGFFLLLLLGRRSPVGQWLDTSFGFSFVFSVEGVLLASVIAGLPLVVKPIEAAIASVSRSLGEASRTLGRNEFETFLFVILPNIRGAIVAGLVLGTARSLGEVGITLMLGGNIVGKTNTISLEVYNAVFNGEYGRAAVLSALLGLVSLIVFAVLRRASRPIPH; translated from the coding sequence ATGCTGGCTGCCGCGATTGAGGCGCTGCGCGATCCGGCGCTGATCGCGCCCGCGCTGCTGTCAGTGAAAATCGCCGCAGCGACGCTGGTGCTGCACATCGTGCTCGGCACGCTGCTCGGCTGGGCGCTGGCGCAGCGATCCTGGCCGGGCCGCACCGTGCTCGACGCGGTGGTGACGATCCCGTTGGTGTTTCCGCCGATCGCGCTCGGCTTCTTCCTACTTCTGCTGCTTGGACGCCGCAGCCCGGTCGGGCAGTGGCTCGACACCAGCTTCGGCTTCAGTTTCGTGTTCTCGGTGGAGGGCGTCCTGCTGGCCTCGGTGATCGCCGGCCTGCCGCTGGTGGTGAAGCCGATCGAGGCGGCGATCGCCAGCGTGTCCCGAAGCCTCGGCGAGGCATCGCGCACGCTCGGCCGCAACGAATTCGAGACGTTCCTTTTCGTGATCCTGCCGAACATCCGCGGTGCGATCGTGGCCGGCTTGGTGCTCGGGACCGCGCGGTCGCTCGGCGAGGTCGGCATCACTTTGATGCTCGGCGGCAACATCGTCGGCAAGACCAACACGATCTCGCTCGAGGTCTACAACGCTGTGTTTAACGGTGAGTACGGCCGCGCGGCGGTGCTGTCGGCGCTGCTCGGCTTGGTATCGCTGATCGTGTTTGCGGTGCTGCGGCGGGCGTCGCGACCGATCCCGCATTGA